A section of the Phaseolus vulgaris cultivar G19833 chromosome 8, P. vulgaris v2.0, whole genome shotgun sequence genome encodes:
- the LOC137824227 gene encoding universal stress protein PHOS34 — MLGGGNLSRVLVSVDGSEESMKALRWALNNLKLRSPTPNSTDAPSFIVFHVQSPPSIATGLSPGAIPFGGPSDIEVPAFTAAIEAHQERITRAVLDHALGICSEFNLSSQVRTHVVVGDPKEKICEAVQDLHADVLVMGSRAFGPIKRMFLGSVSNYCAHHASCPVIIIKENDSVNKIN; from the exons ATGTTGGGTGGTGGAAACCTTAGTCGCGTGTTGGTGTCGGTTGATGGAAGCGAGGAGAGCATGAAGGCTCTGCGATGGGCGCTCAACAACCTCAAGCTCCGATCTCCTACTCCCAACTCCACCGATGCTCCTTCTTTTATCGTCTTCCACGTCCAATCTCCGCCCTCCATCGCCACTGGCCTCAGTCCCGGTGCCATCCCCTTCGGTGGCCCCA GTGATATCGAAGTTCCCGCTTTCACGGCAGCCATTGAAGCACATCAGGAGCGCATCACCCGCGCCGTTCTCGATCACGCCCTCGGAATTTGCTCCGAATTCAACCTCAGC AGTCAGGTCAGAACTCATGTGGTAGTTGGAGATCCAAAGGAGAAGATTTGTGAAGCTGTGCAGGATTTGCATGCTGATGTTCTTGTGATGGGATCTCGTGCATTTGGCCCCATTAAGAG GATGTTCCTCGGGAGTGTGAGCAATTACTGTGCCCATCATGCTTCATGTCCTGTCATTATTATCAAGGAAAACGACAGTGTCAATAAGATAAACTGA